The following are encoded together in the Actinobacillus lignieresii genome:
- a CDS encoding 1,4-dihydroxy-2-naphthoate polyprenyltransferase: MDKHSAFSIWFTTARPRTLPLALASIIVGSALAYWAGHFDIITTLLAFITTILLQVLSNFANDYGDHVKGSDTKERIGPLRAIQHGAITGGQLRNAVILLSILSFIAGVGLTVYAYQSIQDVVVFISLGVISIVAAITYTVGKKAYGYLGLGDLFVLIFFGFVAVIGTFYLQAHSIPAMIFIPAFGCGLLSVAVLNINNLRDINQDKQAGKNTLIVRIGSQNGRVYHVMLLVLAVVSYLIFAMSEFQNWYSYLFLLAVPLLAKHGLFVYRHKDPIELRPILGQMAGLALITNLLFSLGIFLG, from the coding sequence ATGGATAAACATTCCGCTTTTTCAATTTGGTTTACTACCGCTCGCCCAAGAACATTGCCTTTAGCATTAGCCTCTATTATCGTCGGCTCGGCATTGGCATATTGGGCAGGGCATTTCGATATAATCACTACGTTACTTGCTTTTATTACCACTATTTTATTACAAGTGCTGTCTAATTTTGCCAACGATTATGGCGATCATGTCAAAGGCTCCGACACGAAAGAGCGTATCGGACCGTTACGAGCGATTCAGCACGGGGCAATTACCGGCGGGCAATTAAGAAATGCGGTTATTTTACTCAGTATTTTATCCTTTATTGCCGGCGTAGGGCTGACGGTTTACGCTTATCAATCTATTCAAGATGTCGTAGTGTTTATTAGTTTAGGCGTTATTTCGATTGTGGCGGCAATTACCTATACGGTCGGCAAAAAAGCCTATGGCTATTTAGGCTTAGGCGATTTATTTGTACTAATTTTCTTTGGATTTGTTGCGGTAATCGGCACGTTCTACTTACAAGCTCATAGTATTCCGGCAATGATTTTTATTCCTGCCTTTGGATGTGGTTTGTTATCGGTTGCCGTCTTAAATATCAATAATTTACGAGATATTAACCAAGATAAACAAGCCGGTAAAAATACCTTAATTGTACGTATCGGTAGTCAAAACGGACGAGTGTACCACGTGATGTTATTAGTGCTAGCGGTCGTTTCTTATCTGATTTTTGCAATGAGTGAATTTCAGAATTGGTATAGCTACTTATTTTTACTTGCCGTCCCGTTACTTGCTAAACACGGCTTATTTGTCTATCGTCATAAAGATCCGATTGAATTACGCCCGATTTTAGGACAAATGGCAGGATTGGCTTTGATTACCAATTTATTATTCAGTTTAGGGATTTTCTTGGGATAA
- the tsaA gene encoding tRNA (N6-threonylcarbamoyladenosine(37)-N6)-methyltransferase TrmO → MSLPQLTLNPIGIIHSPYDEKFSVPRQPNLVKEGKGILKLLPPYNSPDAVRGIEQFGHLWLIFQFHQIPEREWHATVRPPRLGGNERIGVFASRATHRPNPIGLSKVALESVEVRNGEVLLKLGSVDLVNGTPILDIKPYIAYADSEPNARSGFAQTQPPAKLEVEFSEQALQTVEFCRNFATFGIEQPLTFIRHVIEQDPRPAYQQGKATERIYGMNLAGYNIRWQICTNNVNKAIVLDIENELNREISF, encoded by the coding sequence ATGAGTTTACCACAATTAACCCTAAATCCTATCGGGATTATCCATAGCCCTTATGATGAAAAGTTCTCTGTGCCGCGCCAGCCGAATTTGGTGAAAGAAGGCAAAGGCATATTAAAACTGCTTCCGCCTTATAATTCGCCGGATGCGGTACGAGGTATCGAGCAATTCGGTCATTTGTGGCTTATTTTCCAATTTCATCAGATTCCCGAACGTGAATGGCATGCTACGGTGCGCCCGCCTCGTTTAGGCGGAAATGAACGTATCGGCGTTTTTGCCAGCCGAGCGACCCATCGTCCGAATCCGATCGGTTTATCCAAAGTAGCGTTGGAAAGTGTTGAGGTAAGAAACGGAGAAGTCTTGCTAAAACTAGGTAGTGTGGATTTGGTGAACGGTACGCCGATTTTAGATATCAAGCCTTATATTGCGTATGCAGACAGCGAACCTAATGCTCGTTCCGGTTTTGCGCAAACCCAACCTCCGGCAAAACTTGAAGTGGAATTTTCGGAGCAAGCGTTACAAACGGTCGAATTTTGCCGAAATTTTGCAACATTCGGTATTGAGCAACCGCTTACTTTTATTCGTCATGTGATTGAACAAGACCCACGCCCCGCTTATCAGCAAGGTAAGGCGACAGAACGTATCTACGGCATGAATCTGGCCGGATACAACATTCGTTGGCAAATTTGCACGAATAACGTCAATAAAGCTATCGTACTGGATATTGAAAATGAACTTAATCGGGAAATATCGTTCTAA
- the erpA gene encoding iron-sulfur cluster insertion protein ErpA, whose protein sequence is MSDIQIPLIFTDAAAKKVKSLIEGEDNPNLRLRVYITGGGCSGFQYGFTFDDQVNDGDLTIENQNVGLVVDPMSLQYLIGGTVDYTEGLDGSRFVVNNPNATSTCGCGSSFSI, encoded by the coding sequence ATGAGCGATATTCAAATTCCTCTTATCTTTACCGACGCGGCGGCGAAGAAAGTTAAGAGTTTAATCGAGGGCGAGGATAACCCGAATCTTCGTTTACGAGTGTATATTACGGGGGGCGGTTGCAGTGGTTTCCAATATGGGTTTACCTTTGACGACCAAGTGAATGACGGTGATTTAACCATTGAGAACCAAAACGTTGGTTTAGTGGTTGATCCGATGAGCTTACAATACTTAATCGGTGGTACGGTGGATTATACCGAAGGTTTAGACGGTTCTCGCTTTGTAGTAAATAATCCGAATGCGACTTCAACCTGTGGCTGCGGTTCATCTTTTAGTATCTGA
- a CDS encoding ABC transporter permease: MSIFAAVRDFSESAKQHDLWRTLAWYDILGRYRRSVLGPIWITLSMAVTISAMGPLYGSLFDFDPSDFIPHLALGLIFWALMSSVINDSVHTFAESAHFMKQTYIPVPIFILRVVYRQLIVLIHNMILYPIIMLVLWRDVTLLILLSVPAVVLVTVNLVFISLLISIFCARYRDMAQMVTSITSLLFFITPIIWRMEQLPVERQGFVVWNIFATYLDLMRKPLLGVMPANVEWLTVVVSAIILGVISIIVLAKTRNKITYWL; the protein is encoded by the coding sequence ATGAGTATTTTTGCTGCCGTGAGAGATTTTAGTGAATCAGCTAAACAGCATGATTTATGGAGAACTTTAGCATGGTATGACATTTTAGGGCGATATCGCCGTTCTGTATTAGGTCCAATTTGGATTACATTAAGCATGGCAGTTACTATTTCTGCTATGGGGCCTTTATATGGCTCACTTTTTGATTTCGATCCCTCTGACTTCATTCCTCATTTAGCATTGGGTTTAATTTTTTGGGCTTTAATGTCTTCCGTAATAAATGATTCTGTTCATACTTTTGCTGAGTCAGCTCACTTTATGAAGCAGACTTATATTCCCGTACCTATCTTTATATTAAGAGTGGTATATAGGCAATTAATTGTGTTAATTCACAATATGATACTATACCCTATTATTATGTTAGTGCTTTGGAGAGATGTTACACTCTTAATTTTATTATCAGTGCCTGCAGTAGTTCTAGTAACAGTTAACCTTGTTTTTATTAGTCTACTTATTTCTATTTTTTGTGCAAGATACAGAGATATGGCTCAAATGGTAACGAGTATCACCTCATTACTATTTTTTATTACCCCTATAATTTGGCGAATGGAACAGCTACCAGTAGAGCGTCAAGGATTTGTTGTTTGGAATATTTTTGCGACTTATTTAGATTTAATGAGAAAACCACTGCTTGGTGTAATGCCTGCTAATGTAGAATGGCTAACTGTTGTTGTAAGTGCGATTATTTTAGGGGTTATTTCAATTATTGTACTAGCAAAAACAAGAAATAAAATTACTTATTGGTTATAA
- a CDS encoding GtrA family protein, with translation MFSKYILVGLLNTVITVFIIFILMYWGLDVYISNVIGYSIGIIVSFIINSKFTFSTTLTTIRFIKFILNCSVCYLVNVITISIILSFSQDIIYMYISQLCGMAMYTVSGFFLNKLWVMK, from the coding sequence ATGTTTTCTAAGTATATATTAGTTGGGTTATTAAATACTGTTATAACAGTGTTTATTATTTTTATATTAATGTATTGGGGATTGGATGTTTATATTTCTAATGTTATTGGGTATAGCATTGGAATTATAGTTAGTTTTATAATTAATTCTAAGTTTACCTTTTCTACTACTCTAACCACAATAAGATTTATAAAATTTATACTAAACTGTAGTGTATGTTATTTGGTAAATGTTATTACGATTTCTATTATTTTAAGTTTTTCACAAGATATAATATATATGTATATTTCTCAATTATGTGGAATGGCTATGTATACAGTTTCAGGGTTCTTTTTAAATAAATTATGGGTGATGAAATAA
- a CDS encoding glycosyltransferase family 2 protein, whose translation MNKNIIPSLTIVVPCYNESEVFSFCLTELTIILNDLISKNKISSDSCLLFVDDGSKDDTWKQIELSAESSTLVKGIKLSRNKGHQIALMAGLSVVNTDICISIDADLQDDTNCIYQMVDKYLEGVDIVYGVRNDRSTDTSFKRGTAGLFYKLMSKLGVEQVENHADYRLLSKRALNALLQYKE comes from the coding sequence ATGAATAAAAATATTATACCTTCATTAACGATTGTCGTACCTTGTTATAATGAAAGTGAGGTGTTTAGCTTTTGTTTAACAGAATTAACAATAATTTTGAATGATTTAATTTCCAAAAATAAAATCTCATCGGATAGCTGTCTATTATTTGTTGATGATGGTTCTAAAGATGATACATGGAAGCAGATAGAGCTATCAGCTGAAAGTAGTACTTTAGTAAAAGGGATAAAATTATCTAGAAATAAGGGACACCAAATAGCATTAATGGCAGGATTATCTGTAGTAAATACAGATATCTGCATTAGTATAGATGCAGATCTTCAAGATGATACAAATTGTATATATCAAATGGTTGATAAATATCTTGAAGGAGTTGATATTGTATATGGAGTCAGAAATGATCGTTCGACAGATACTTCCTTTAAACGGGGAACAGCAGGTTTATTTTATAAATTAATGAGTAAATTAGGTGTAGAGCAAGTAGAAAATCATGCTGATTATCGTTTATTAAGTAAACGAGCTTTAAATGCTTTATTACAATATAAAGAATAG
- a CDS encoding PDDEXK nuclease domain-containing protein, with product MLANQLIVSDIKTIIHRAREQAIRSVDFQRVIMYWHIGERIFKEEQQEKERAEYGKYLIKSLAAQLEPEYGSGFSKRQLERYRQFYRTFPIVSALRTQLNWTQYKLLLSIPDEVKREFYIAETVKNNWSSRQLERQIYSNLYERLLLSNDKESVLAVAKNQIIPNDPKQIIKDPIVLEFLGLKRESAYYEKDLESAILTHLQDFLLELGNGFSFVARQKRLHIEGDEFFVDLVLYNRLLQCFVLVEIKTHKLTHQDIGQLQMYVNYFDRIEKLPHETPTIGILLCTHKNDAVVKFTLPEHQQQIYASQYQLYLPSEQRLLEEVQKEIQQFKQKQEEND from the coding sequence ATGTTAGCAAATCAGCTTATTGTTAGCGATATTAAAACCATTATTCATCGGGCTCGTGAGCAGGCGATTCGTTCGGTTGATTTTCAGCGAGTCATTATGTATTGGCATATCGGAGAACGTATATTTAAAGAAGAACAACAAGAAAAAGAACGAGCCGAATATGGCAAATATTTAATTAAATCACTTGCCGCACAATTAGAACCCGAATATGGCAGTGGATTTTCTAAAAGACAATTAGAACGTTATCGTCAGTTTTATCGTACATTCCCAATTGTGTCCGCACTGCGGACGCAATTAAACTGGACCCAATATAAGCTACTTTTAAGTATTCCGGATGAAGTTAAGAGAGAATTCTACATTGCGGAAACAGTAAAAAATAATTGGTCTTCTCGACAACTTGAACGCCAAATTTATAGTAACCTTTATGAACGTTTATTATTAAGTAATGATAAAGAAAGCGTTCTAGCCGTGGCGAAAAATCAAATTATCCCTAATGATCCGAAACAAATTATTAAAGACCCGATTGTATTGGAATTCCTCGGGCTGAAACGAGAAAGTGCTTACTATGAAAAAGATTTGGAAAGTGCCATTTTAACTCATTTACAAGACTTCTTATTGGAACTGGGCAACGGTTTTTCTTTTGTGGCTCGTCAAAAACGATTACATATTGAAGGCGATGAATTTTTTGTTGATTTAGTATTATATAACCGTTTATTGCAGTGCTTTGTGCTGGTCGAAATCAAAACACATAAATTAACGCATCAAGATATCGGGCAATTACAGATGTATGTCAATTATTTTGATCGAATTGAAAAACTCCCTCATGAAACACCAACAATTGGTATTTTACTCTGTACGCATAAAAACGATGCTGTGGTAAAATTTACGCTGCCTGAACATCAGCAACAAATTTATGCGAGTCAATATCAGCTCTATCTACCGAGTGAGCAGCGGCTTTTAGAAGAAGTTCAGAAAGAGATTCAACAGTTCAAACAAAAACAGGAAGAAAACGATTAA
- the aqpZ gene encoding aquaporin Z has product MKKYFAEFFGTFWLVFGGCGSAVLAAGIPELGIGYAGVSLAFGLTVLTMAYAVGHISGGHFNPAVSIGLLVGGRFNAKDLVPYIVAQVIGAIAAAAVLYTIASGVAGFDVTAGFASNGFAEHSPHGYSMAAALVIEVVLTAFFLIIIMGATDKRAPAGFAPIAIGLGLTLIHLISIPVTNTSVNPARSTGVALFQGSWAIEQLWLFWVAPILGAIIGALAYRFIAEEK; this is encoded by the coding sequence ATGAAAAAATATTTTGCCGAATTTTTCGGTACGTTTTGGTTAGTTTTCGGCGGCTGCGGTAGTGCGGTTTTAGCGGCGGGTATTCCTGAGTTAGGCATCGGTTATGCCGGCGTATCATTGGCATTCGGTTTAACCGTATTAACGATGGCTTATGCGGTAGGTCATATTTCCGGCGGCCATTTTAATCCGGCGGTATCTATCGGTTTATTGGTCGGCGGTCGTTTTAACGCCAAAGACTTAGTGCCTTATATCGTTGCACAAGTTATCGGTGCAATTGCAGCGGCGGCGGTGTTATACACGATTGCTTCGGGCGTAGCAGGCTTTGATGTTACGGCAGGTTTTGCAAGCAACGGTTTTGCGGAACATTCGCCGCACGGTTATTCAATGGCTGCGGCATTAGTAATTGAAGTCGTATTAACCGCATTTTTCTTAATTATCATTATGGGTGCGACCGATAAACGTGCACCGGCCGGTTTTGCACCGATTGCGATCGGCTTAGGCTTAACGTTAATTCACTTAATTTCCATTCCGGTAACCAATACTTCGGTCAATCCGGCTCGTTCAACCGGTGTCGCCTTATTCCAAGGTTCTTGGGCGATTGAGCAATTATGGTTGTTCTGGGTCGCGCCGATTTTAGGTGCGATTATCGGCGCATTAGCCTATCGTTTTATTGCCGAAGAAAAATAG
- a CDS encoding ABC transporter ATP-binding protein produces MHIKLENVSVRFPIYDAKQRSFKQTLLNAATGGRIIANNNNTEIEALKNINLDIKQGDRVSLIGHNGSGKTTLLRVLSGVYAPTTGRISVQGKITSLLDSMLGMDGEASGLENIKLRGLFLGLKPKDTEKLVDEIIDFSELGDFINMPVRTYSSGMVLRLAFSISTCVHPEILLMDEWMSVGDEQFKNKAEKRLTEFVDKAGILVMATHDHQLAERVCNKHVYLEHGVIRDIK; encoded by the coding sequence ATGCATATTAAATTAGAAAATGTTTCGGTCAGATTTCCTATTTATGATGCGAAACAACGCTCATTTAAACAAACTTTATTAAATGCTGCAACGGGGGGACGGATTATTGCTAACAATAATAATACCGAAATTGAAGCATTGAAAAATATTAATTTAGATATTAAACAAGGCGATAGAGTTTCTCTAATTGGACATAATGGTTCAGGTAAAACAACTTTATTGAGAGTTTTATCAGGTGTATATGCTCCAACGACAGGTAGAATTAGCGTGCAAGGAAAAATTACAAGTTTGCTTGATTCTATGTTGGGTATGGATGGAGAGGCTTCTGGGTTAGAGAATATTAAATTACGAGGATTATTTTTAGGATTAAAGCCTAAAGATACGGAAAAATTAGTAGATGAAATTATTGATTTTAGTGAACTTGGTGATTTTATCAATATGCCAGTACGAACATATTCAAGTGGTATGGTATTACGATTAGCATTTTCAATCTCAACTTGTGTACATCCTGAAATTTTATTGATGGATGAATGGATGAGCGTAGGGGACGAACAGTTTAAAAATAAAGCAGAAAAACGTCTTACGGAATTTGTTGATAAAGCAGGTATCTTAGTAATGGCTACGCATGATCATCAATTAGCAGAACGAGTATGTAATAAACATGTTTATTTAGAGCATGGCGTTATTAGAGATATTAAATAA
- a CDS encoding SIMPL domain-containing protein (The SIMPL domain is named for its presence in mouse protein SIMPL (signalling molecule that associates with mouse pelle-like kinase). Bacterial member BP26, from Brucella, was shown to assemble into a channel-like structure, while YggE from E. coli has been associated with resistance to oxidative stress.) has product MKLSKAFIILPLFIANLASASETIADKNTSVGSSFEFSTEVRREVEKDLMQATVFSRKTGKSLADLRKSVSKNLNQTIESVKQYSTIQLESDGIRNVVNYSNNGKIDGWITEGRIHLKSKDFEAMAKVLENLSSEMAIDDIYFSVSPEKIASLEDEMTLEIIKQFQHKADVIQKGLKLDKYRLTNVRLETPNGEESYFNARPLAAMAKSADSFEKERLPLEAGKATISARATGQIVFE; this is encoded by the coding sequence ATGAAACTATCAAAAGCCTTTATTATCTTACCGCTGTTCATCGCAAACTTAGCGAGCGCTTCAGAAACTATAGCCGATAAGAATACCTCGGTAGGATCTTCTTTTGAATTTTCAACCGAAGTTCGTCGAGAAGTTGAAAAAGATTTAATGCAAGCAACCGTATTCAGCCGTAAAACCGGTAAATCTTTAGCCGACTTAAGAAAATCCGTTTCAAAAAATCTAAATCAAACCATAGAAAGCGTAAAGCAATACTCTACAATTCAATTGGAATCTGACGGTATAAGAAACGTCGTGAATTACTCGAATAACGGAAAAATTGACGGTTGGATTACCGAAGGGAGGATTCACTTAAAAAGTAAAGATTTTGAAGCTATGGCGAAAGTATTGGAAAATTTAAGCTCGGAAATGGCGATAGACGATATTTATTTTAGCGTTTCACCTGAAAAAATCGCTTCTTTGGAAGATGAAATGACTTTAGAAATTATCAAACAATTCCAACACAAAGCGGACGTAATTCAAAAAGGGTTAAAGCTGGACAAATACCGCTTAACTAACGTACGACTTGAAACGCCAAACGGTGAAGAAAGCTATTTTAACGCCAGACCGTTAGCCGCAATGGCAAAATCAGCCGATTCGTTTGAAAAAGAACGACTCCCTTTGGAAGCGGGTAAAGCAACTATTTCGGCGCGGGCAACCGGTCAAATCGTATTTGAGTAA